From the Anaerolineales bacterium genome, the window AGCCCTCAGCCCGTCGACGCAGGTGGGCGAGGGCTCTCGACGGCAGCACAGTCACCGGACGCATGGAGCACAGGCAGCGGTCTGTCAGGCCGTGCCTGAAACCACAGGCCTTCGTTCGCCGTAGCGCCAACGCCCGGTGGCACGCAGTTCAGGTAGCCCCGCGCATGCAAGTACTCGACGTGAGCGCCGGTCTCCTCCAGCGCCAGCAGCAGGTTGTAGCCATCGGCTTCTGGGAACAGGGCCTGCGCAACCTGCGCAAGTGTGGAAGCTTGCACCATTCGCTCCAGCACTTCTCTTAGCCTCACTTGATGCCCCTGCCGGATGGCCGCGACGCGCGCCGCCAGGTCGGGCATCGGGTGTTGGTGTCCACCGAGGCCGATGCGGATCGCCGGTGCGATCTGCTCTACCACGCGCAGCGAGTCAAGGTAGTGTCCCAGGCCGGTGTACGCCGTCAGCTGCTCGGGCGATTGATGCGGGCTGATGTCGCTGAGGACCTGGTCCCCACACAGCAGGATGTCGTCCACCTGGATGACCACCTGTCCGGGGCAGTGCCCCGGTGTGTGGACCAGCGTCAGCGGCCCGAGCGTGCTGCAGGGCGAGGTGAAGGTGAAGTCGACCGGCACCGAGGCGAACAGGCTCTTGTGCACGCTGTAGATCTCAAGGATGCTCGCTTGCGCATCGGGTGCAAGCCCGCAGGTGCCCAGAAAGCGCCGCAGGGAATCGACCGCTTCCGCCAACCGATCCTCGTAGCAGGCCAGCACCCGCCAATCGAGTTCATGGACCCCGATCGGCGCATCGGTCCTCTCCCGGACGTAGCGCAACCCGCCGAAATGGTCGATGTGGCCATGCGAAATCAGGACATGGGTCAGCGATCGCCATCCGATCTCCTCCCCATACCGATCGTGGACCGATTTCAGCCCCGTCTCCAGCCCCTGGTTGCTGGCCTCCAAGCCGGAGCCAACGTCGATCAAGCAGCGAAGCTGGTCAGCGAACACCAGGTGGGAGAAGCCCAAGAATCCAGGGAAGACTTCCAACGGGATGCGGTAAACGCGATAGCCGAGTGCGGTAGGAAACCGTTCGACCTCAAGCGTCATGGGCGTCGGCTCGCCGCTGGGGGCTGGATGCCGCGCAGGAAGAGCTCGGTGAAGGCGTCCGTGATCTCGTCGGGCGACAACCGTCCGGCCTCACGATACCAGGCGAGCATGCCATTCATCACGCCCAGAAACGCCGAGGCGGCGATCGGCACGTCCAGCGGACGGAAGGCGCCCTGGAGGACACCTTGTTCGAGCAGTGAACGCCATAGTCCCTCGAAGCGATCACGCCGCGCAAGGTGGCGGGCACGCCTGCGGCTGTCCAGGCTGCGGTACTCATACAGCAGGACGGCGGCCAAGTCACGCTGGTCGACCAGGTGCCGAACGTACACCTGGACTGCCGAGGCCAGCTTGTCCTGCGACGGCGCCGGGGAGGCAAGCACGGTTTCCATATCCGCGATCACCAGGTCGAGCGCCTGATCAAGGATACTGACCAGGATGTCCTGCTTGTTCTGGACGTGGTGGTACAGGCTCGCCTTCTGCAGGTGGACAGCGTCGGCGATGTCCTGCATCGAGGTGGCGTGGTAGCCCTTGAGGCGGAAGATCTGGGCGGCTGCCTGGATGATGTCCGAACGCTGCATCGGCTGTCTACCGACCGGTCGGTAGATTGATCTTAGCACAGGCCCTCCCCCAGGGTCAAGCGCATTCGATGTCGCCGCCCAGTCGCCCGGCACGGGGCGGCCCACCCCACCCCGGCGAGCTCACTCGACACTCAGCCTGCGCGGCGGCAGAGAGCCGGATAGAATACCGTTGGTCCATCCGAGGGCGAGGCCTTCCCGATGCTGGAACATCCGGAATCCGAGGCGACGGCACCTTCCCCGCGCACCCACCAGGCAGTCAACTGGCGGGTGCCGATCCTGGGAATCCTGGGGACGTCTTTCTTCGCGCGCGGCCTGCTGATCCCCTGGCTGGGCTTCTACTGGGATGACTTGCCGACCCTGTGGGCTATGCACGCCTACGGCCAGGCCGTGACCTGGCAATTCTTCCGCTCGGATCGTCCGTTCCTTCCTTGGATATACCAGCTGACAGCCCCCCTCGCCGGCGAGTCGCCGGTTCGCTGGCAGCTTCTCGGACTGCTGGCGTGGTTCCTTGCGGGGGTCTCTGTCTGGTGGCTGATGGTGGGCCTTTGGCCGTCTCAGCGAAGGCTCGCACTGCTGAGTGGGCTGTTGTTTGTTGTGTACCCGGGCTTCCTGCAGGGCCCGATCTCGATCATCTATTCCCACTTCCTGTTCCTCTCCGCCCTGTTCTTCTTCTCCTTCAGCTGTACCGTTCGCGCGATCAGGGGCGGACCCAGGTCCCAAGCATGGTTCGCGGCCGCGTTGGGCACCCAGGCCCTGGCTTTGTTCTCCTTCGAGTATTTGGTCGGCCTTGAACTGCTGCGGCCCGCACTAATCGGCCTGGTGCTGCGACAAGAGGGCTTGCGTGGCAGACGATGGGCCGTCAGGACCACACTTACCTGGCTGCCTCACTTGGCTATCCTGTCCGTCTACCTTGTCTGGCGCGCCGTTACCCCCAGATTCCCAACCTACGAACCTGCGCTCCTGACAATGCTGGCACAGCAACCGGGTGCCGCCCTGCAGGCGTTGGCGTCCAGGATCGCAAGCGACCTCCTGCTCACAACCGGAGGAGCGTGGTTCGAAGCCGCTTCGCCCCCTGCTCTCTCGAGCATCGGAAAGACCGGCCTGCTTGCGATGTCGGTGTCATTTCTGGGAGCTGCCCTGGTCACCGTGTGGGCGCTGCTGCGGCAGCG encodes:
- a CDS encoding MBL fold metallo-hydrolase, whose product is MTLEVERFPTALGYRVYRIPLEVFPGFLGFSHLVFADQLRCLIDVGSGLEASNQGLETGLKSVHDRYGEEIGWRSLTHVLISHGHIDHFGGLRYVRERTDAPIGVHELDWRVLACYEDRLAEAVDSLRRFLGTCGLAPDAQASILEIYSVHKSLFASVPVDFTFTSPCSTLGPLTLVHTPGHCPGQVVIQVDDILLCGDQVLSDISPHQSPEQLTAYTGLGHYLDSLRVVEQIAPAIRIGLGGHQHPMPDLAARVAAIRQGHQVRLREVLERMVQASTLAQVAQALFPEADGYNLLLALEETGAHVEYLHARGYLNCVPPGVGATANEGLWFQARPDRPLPVLHASGDCAAVESPRPPASTG
- a CDS encoding TetR/AcrR family transcriptional regulator; translation: MLRSIYRPVGRQPMQRSDIIQAAAQIFRLKGYHATSMQDIADAVHLQKASLYHHVQNKQDILVSILDQALDLVIADMETVLASPAPSQDKLASAVQVYVRHLVDQRDLAAVLLYEYRSLDSRRRARHLARRDRFEGLWRSLLEQGVLQGAFRPLDVPIAASAFLGVMNGMLAWYREAGRLSPDEITDAFTELFLRGIQPPAASRRP